The following are encoded together in the Leptospiraceae bacterium genome:
- a CDS encoding ankyrin repeat domain-containing protein, whose amino-acid sequence MKVFLLYVLIGAISFLYAGVNEDLLQGASEGNIALVKRSIEQRAELEFKNADGETALIIAAWYGSPEIVTLLLENGANSNAQDNAGYTAIAKASSLGVGRHYEIVEILIQACANLNIKTKEGKSPFLLAILNGHMELGNALKRAGAKEEPYFLGKAADDELLLASSLGDLQRVKYVFFFKPNANAIDGVGQTALMHAARSGNREILSLLLKAGANVDTRDKSGKTALMFAARRGHKQALSVLLDFDADVDIEDNDHFTAITWSERFGQAEIADYLRRLSDK is encoded by the coding sequence ATGAAAGTTTTTTTATTATATGTATTAATTGGGGCGATTTCTTTTTTATATGCAGGGGTAAATGAGGATTTGCTGCAAGGAGCTTCTGAGGGCAATATTGCACTTGTAAAACGTTCTATTGAACAAAGGGCAGAATTAGAATTTAAGAATGCGGATGGTGAGACAGCATTAATCATTGCAGCTTGGTATGGGTCTCCTGAAATTGTAACTTTGCTTCTAGAAAATGGAGCAAATAGCAATGCACAGGATAATGCCGGTTATACTGCTATTGCAAAGGCATCCTCTCTTGGAGTAGGAAGGCATTATGAAATTGTAGAAATCTTAATTCAAGCCTGTGCCAATTTGAATATAAAAACAAAAGAAGGAAAAAGTCCTTTTTTATTGGCTATTCTCAATGGACATATGGAACTCGGTAACGCATTAAAACGAGCGGGAGCCAAAGAAGAACCATACTTTCTCGGAAAGGCGGCTGACGATGAATTGCTATTAGCCTCTTCTCTGGGCGATTTACAACGTGTAAAGTATGTATTTTTCTTTAAACCAAATGCGAATGCAATAGATGGAGTAGGGCAAACGGCTCTTATGCACGCGGCGAGAAGTGGGAATAGAGAGATTTTAAGCTTACTTCTAAAAGCGGGTGCCAATGTTGATACTCGTGATAAATCAGGAAAAACTGCACTGATGTTTGCTGCACGTCGAGGTCACAAACAAGCACTTTCTGTTTTGCTCGATTTTGATGCAGATGTGGACATTGAGGATAATGATCATTTTACTGCAATCACTTGGTCGGAAAGATTTGGTCAAGCTGAAATTGCTGATTATTTAAGAAGATTAAGTGATAAGTGA
- a CDS encoding ankyrin repeat domain-containing protein, giving the protein MKSIKNILILLLLVLLIQCSSVGERYVEAAADGSLSEMEAINQKNGDLVNSREERNWTALIAASSTGKIAIVQYLISKKAKLNLRTNLGDTAIYRASANGHTEIVRLLLEAGANPNIKDKKGDSCLMKAASKGNTEIVRLLLDAKMNPNEIRIPFIDATTALMAAAQEDRVEAIKLLIKYKADVNAKNQNGDTALSLAASSGKLNSVRVLIELGANVSNVSIYGLTPILHAEENGYADIVSELQKAGAKG; this is encoded by the coding sequence ATGAAATCTATTAAAAATATACTTATACTGCTACTATTAGTTCTCTTAATTCAATGTAGTTCAGTCGGGGAACGATACGTCGAAGCTGCTGCCGATGGAAGTCTTTCAGAAATGGAAGCGATTAACCAAAAGAATGGCGATTTAGTAAATTCCCGTGAGGAGAGAAACTGGACAGCATTGATTGCAGCATCAAGCACGGGTAAAATTGCAATAGTTCAATACCTGATTTCCAAAAAGGCAAAGTTAAATCTAAGAACAAATTTAGGTGATACTGCGATTTATCGGGCATCTGCAAATGGTCATACAGAAATCGTTCGATTGCTTTTAGAAGCGGGTGCAAATCCAAACATAAAAGATAAAAAAGGGGATTCTTGCTTAATGAAAGCAGCTTCGAAGGGGAATACCGAAATAGTGCGCCTTCTTTTAGATGCAAAAATGAATCCAAACGAAATCAGAATTCCTTTCATTGACGCTACGACCGCCTTAATGGCAGCAGCACAGGAAGATCGAGTGGAAGCAATCAAATTGTTGATTAAATACAAAGCTGATGTAAATGCAAAAAATCAAAACGGGGATACAGCGCTTAGCCTCGCCGCTTCTTCGGGAAAGCTTAATTCTGTCAGAGTTCTGATTGAATTGGGCGCAAACGTAAGCAATGTTTCTATATACGGGCTTACACCGATTCTCCACGCAGAAGAAAATGGTTATGCAGACATAGTGAGTGAATTACAAAAAGCAGGAGCAAAAGGATGA
- a CDS encoding insulinase family protein yields MLTISGGTLKFKRVLFISLILLITQVNAETIFEDVATRLKKSIKKVQFDNGLKLIMMQNTTSPTLALYAKFKVGSVDETKEIAGTAHLLEHMLFKGTENVGTTNFTEEKKFHILLKATGSELDKLRLEKRNLEDSSKSAPPELLERITRLERRLKDVEAIQKKYIVKAEDTYIYEQHGQVGFNAYTSHDVTNYQIRLPANRLEIWAKMESDRLKNPILREYYTERDVIMEERRMRVENRGAGILREKYLALAFGEHAYGQPVIGYESNIPFLDIYETENFFKKHYTPDNMVIAIVGDLDFDKTESMIRKYFSDLKPSVEKKLGTRVKEKYNTGEKRISFQYPGGSIYIMGWHKPAYPHPDSSIIDVIDSILTQGTSSRLYKRLILKERLVSSVEAWGSDPGERYANLLSIYSQLNSDTDPAKVEAIIWEEIEKLKTENVSTEELQRIKNKMTADFLREIDNNGTLADNLSYYELLTGNWEDLFLSYDRLNGVTEDDIKRVTAKYFVKENLTIGHLDARASKKPAAQPQNAKEAK; encoded by the coding sequence ATGCTTACAATTTCAGGAGGAACATTGAAATTCAAACGAGTATTATTTATTTCCCTTATTCTGCTTATTACACAAGTAAATGCAGAAACCATTTTCGAAGACGTTGCGACAAGGCTAAAAAAATCCATTAAAAAAGTGCAATTCGACAATGGACTTAAACTCATCATGATGCAAAATACAACCTCACCCACCCTTGCGCTGTATGCAAAGTTCAAAGTAGGCTCGGTTGATGAAACAAAAGAAATTGCAGGAACCGCTCACTTACTCGAGCATATGCTTTTTAAAGGCACTGAAAATGTAGGAACGACCAACTTCACAGAAGAAAAAAAATTCCATATTCTTCTAAAAGCCACTGGAAGTGAACTCGATAAATTAAGACTCGAAAAAAGAAACTTAGAAGATAGCTCTAAGTCAGCCCCACCCGAATTATTGGAGCGCATTACTAGACTAGAACGAAGACTCAAAGACGTAGAAGCAATCCAAAAAAAATACATCGTCAAAGCAGAAGATACTTATATTTACGAACAACATGGTCAAGTTGGGTTTAATGCCTATACTTCGCACGATGTTACAAATTACCAGATACGGCTCCCGGCGAATAGACTCGAAATTTGGGCAAAGATGGAATCCGATCGTTTAAAGAATCCAATCCTACGAGAATACTACACCGAGCGAGACGTAATCATGGAAGAAAGAAGGATGCGTGTAGAAAATCGTGGCGCAGGAATTCTAAGAGAAAAATACTTAGCACTTGCTTTCGGTGAGCACGCCTATGGACAGCCAGTCATTGGCTATGAATCAAATATCCCTTTCTTAGATATTTATGAAACAGAAAATTTTTTCAAGAAGCATTATACACCGGATAATATGGTGATTGCGATAGTCGGTGATTTGGATTTTGATAAAACAGAAAGCATGATCCGAAAGTATTTTTCTGATTTAAAACCCTCTGTAGAAAAAAAATTAGGCACTCGAGTCAAAGAAAAATACAACACAGGTGAAAAGCGAATTAGCTTTCAGTATCCTGGAGGCTCCATTTATATCATGGGTTGGCATAAGCCCGCTTATCCACACCCTGACAGTAGCATCATTGATGTTATTGATTCTATCCTAACACAGGGAACAAGTAGCAGACTTTATAAACGACTCATTTTAAAAGAGAGATTAGTTTCTAGTGTAGAAGCCTGGGGCTCTGATCCAGGGGAACGTTACGCAAATCTATTGAGCATCTACTCACAATTAAACTCTGACACAGATCCAGCGAAAGTGGAAGCAATCATCTGGGAAGAAATTGAAAAGCTAAAGACAGAGAACGTTTCCACAGAAGAATTGCAAAGAATTAAAAACAAAATGACCGCTGACTTCTTACGAGAAATTGATAACAATGGAACTCTTGCGGATAATCTAAGTTACTACGAATTACTCACAGGCAACTGGGAAGACTTATTCTTAAGCTACGATAGATTAAATGGAGTTACAGAAGACGATATCAAGCGAGTGACCGCAAAGTATTTCGTAAAAGAAAATCTAACGATTGGTCATCTAGATGCCAGAGCAAGTAAAAAGCCAGCAGCACAACCTCAAAACGCGAAGGAAGCAAAATGA
- a CDS encoding insulinase family protein, whose amino-acid sequence MKLIRNQKNKFTRNYFSFSIILLAIGFSLLAAPGDFVKDVKIEELEFKIPEVVKTSLTPNLKYYSIYSDKFPITYLEFSMYAGEADTANKGVEIPQLLGEVLKFGGSKNFPDEAFNTKLESLGASFSVTSDYDKLSINLSYLSRDEDTVLGLISDLLQSPNYSEIALSNGKKKMIEMIQRRNERTETIGFRKAKELFYRGLLAGKVTQVASIEKIKMEDLKEFWEAAKLKKKRISVTGLFQDKKIRDTFLKLYPADNTDKPQSSQRELVTETSLSKSLDEYKFKNLLITKDINQSMVLMIGALPKHNDSDFYAMQILDYIIGGGGFNSYMMQQIRVDKGLAYSSTSYPVFKKEHGILYAYTLTKNQSLLQVHDLMKEILSEKTFSKITQKEIDDAKKSINNQFVFLFLNNNRILENQVRFDEDDMPENYLKNYRDNMNKVTLEDIRRVGKKHFVFDKLKTIIVSSPDAIKSFPSESSKTIQPEDKIE is encoded by the coding sequence ATGAAATTAATTAGAAATCAGAAAAATAAATTTACTAGAAATTACTTCTCCTTTTCAATCATCCTATTAGCAATCGGCTTTTCTCTATTAGCCGCACCTGGTGATTTTGTAAAGGATGTAAAGATTGAAGAATTAGAATTTAAAATTCCAGAAGTAGTAAAGACAAGCTTAACTCCCAATCTAAAATACTATTCAATTTACTCGGATAAATTTCCAATTACTTATCTAGAATTTTCTATGTATGCAGGCGAAGCGGATACTGCCAACAAGGGAGTCGAAATTCCACAACTCCTCGGAGAAGTTCTAAAATTCGGTGGATCAAAAAACTTTCCCGACGAAGCCTTCAATACCAAGCTTGAATCATTAGGTGCAAGCTTTTCGGTAACGAGTGATTACGATAAATTATCCATTAACCTCTCTTATTTATCACGCGATGAAGACACCGTATTAGGTTTAATTTCCGATCTACTACAAAGCCCGAATTACAGCGAAATCGCACTTTCAAACGGCAAGAAAAAAATGATCGAAATGATCCAGAGACGAAATGAGCGCACAGAAACAATTGGCTTTCGAAAAGCAAAAGAACTTTTCTACAGAGGACTTCTCGCAGGAAAAGTAACACAAGTAGCCTCTATCGAAAAAATAAAAATGGAAGACCTAAAAGAATTTTGGGAAGCAGCAAAACTTAAAAAGAAAAGAATTTCGGTAACAGGACTCTTCCAAGATAAAAAAATTCGAGATACATTTTTAAAGCTATATCCAGCAGATAATACTGACAAGCCGCAATCTAGCCAGAGAGAACTCGTAACTGAGACTTCTCTTTCTAAGTCGCTAGACGAATATAAATTTAAGAATTTGCTTATCACAAAAGATATCAATCAGTCAATGGTGTTAATGATTGGAGCACTGCCCAAACACAATGATTCCGATTTTTATGCAATGCAAATTCTAGATTATATCATTGGCGGTGGCGGGTTTAATAGCTATATGATGCAACAAATTCGTGTAGACAAAGGACTCGCCTACTCTTCTACTAGCTACCCTGTATTCAAAAAAGAGCATGGTATTCTTTACGCCTACACTCTGACTAAAAATCAATCCTTACTGCAAGTTCATGATTTGATGAAAGAAATTTTATCCGAAAAAACATTTTCGAAAATTACGCAAAAAGAAATTGATGATGCAAAAAAATCCATCAACAATCAATTTGTTTTTTTATTCTTAAACAACAATCGTATTCTAGAAAATCAAGTTCGATTCGATGAAGATGATATGCCAGAGAATTATTTAAAAAACTATCGAGACAATATGAACAAAGTAACTCTCGAAGACATAAGAAGAGTCGGAAAAAAACATTTTGTATTCGACAAATTAAAAACCATCATAGTATCAAGCCCCGATGCTATCAAGAGCTTTCCAAGTGAAAGCAGTAAAACAATCCAGCCAGAAGATAAGATAGAGTAA
- a CDS encoding MBL fold metallo-hydrolase, translated as MNLKFSHANLDFEGISEGGIRTSVCIPRYSLLFDIGAIPHEKIHMENILVTHGHLDHAAGIPYYISQRSLQKLKSPNIYVNEEMYENTKKIIELYSEIEGFAYNYNLVSTATNKEYVLNSNTFFKAFKTTHRIPSQGYTIFERVKKILPEFADLNGQELVKLKAKGEILTEDKETPLISFSGDTQIEYILDHKEVRESKILFLECTYVDADRNVERARAWGHTHLDEIIAHAKEFKNERIVLIHFSKRYKHSHIRDIVKRKTPDILKGRIHCFLP; from the coding sequence TTGAATTTAAAATTTTCTCATGCCAATCTTGACTTTGAAGGAATATCCGAGGGCGGTATTCGAACGAGCGTATGTATTCCGCGATACAGTCTCCTTTTTGATATTGGAGCGATACCACATGAGAAAATTCATATGGAAAATATCTTAGTCACCCACGGACATTTAGACCATGCAGCGGGTATTCCCTATTACATCTCACAGCGTTCTCTCCAAAAACTAAAGTCACCGAACATCTATGTAAACGAAGAAATGTATGAAAATACCAAAAAGATCATTGAGCTTTATTCTGAAATCGAAGGCTTTGCGTATAACTACAATTTAGTTTCGACGGCGACTAACAAAGAGTATGTCCTAAACTCGAATACTTTTTTCAAAGCGTTTAAAACAACACATCGAATTCCTTCGCAAGGTTATACGATATTTGAAAGAGTAAAAAAAATTCTTCCTGAATTCGCAGATTTAAACGGACAAGAACTTGTAAAACTAAAAGCAAAGGGAGAAATTCTTACAGAAGATAAGGAGACTCCTTTAATCAGTTTCTCCGGTGACACACAGATAGAATATATACTCGATCACAAAGAAGTGCGCGAATCCAAAATTCTTTTTCTAGAATGCACCTATGTAGATGCAGACAGAAATGTCGAGCGAGCGAGAGCCTGGGGACATACACATCTAGATGAGATCATTGCCCATGCGAAAGAATTTAAAAACGAGAGAATCGTATTGATTCATTTCTCAAAGCGTTATAAGCATAGTCATATTCGCGATATTGTTAAGAGGAAAACGCCTGATATTCTAAAGGGTCGCATTCACTGTTTTTTACCATGA
- a CDS encoding class I SAM-dependent methyltransferase, whose translation MKKFESIYKEGLEAYINDNLILRPFPIFREMEAFALENKIPILSPAAGSILQLLFSLHKPMRVLELGTGLGYSTAWMLSSNISVEIVSLDRNAKELKSAKFFLNQIKKENQSVKLIQTHCIEFLKKSDLTEYDMFFIDCDKICYPEILEILLEKCKAQAWLLFDNVLWHGRLEKEIYSKPSDRAIQDFWDLIKNKNLIYTLFAAADGLLLIEQP comes from the coding sequence ATGAAAAAATTCGAAAGCATTTACAAGGAAGGGCTAGAAGCTTATATCAACGATAATTTAATCCTACGCCCGTTTCCAATTTTTAGAGAAATGGAAGCTTTTGCTTTAGAAAATAAAATTCCTATCCTTTCTCCGGCAGCCGGCTCTATCCTACAATTGCTTTTCAGCCTCCATAAACCTATGCGAGTTTTAGAGCTAGGCACCGGTCTTGGCTACTCGACTGCGTGGATGCTTAGCTCAAATATTTCTGTAGAGATCGTTTCCTTGGACAGAAATGCCAAAGAGTTAAAGAGTGCCAAGTTCTTTTTAAACCAAATTAAGAAGGAAAACCAATCTGTAAAATTGATACAAACACACTGCATCGAGTTCTTAAAAAAATCTGATTTAACAGAATACGATATGTTTTTCATTGACTGTGACAAGATTTGCTATCCAGAAATTTTAGAGATTTTACTTGAAAAATGCAAAGCACAGGCTTGGCTGCTTTTTGACAACGTCCTCTGGCATGGAAGACTAGAAAAGGAAATTTACTCAAAGCCATCTGACCGTGCCATTCAGGATTTTTGGGATCTTATTAAAAATAAAAATCTAATATATACTTTGTTTGCGGCAGCGGACGGACTATTACTTATCGAGCAACCCTAG
- a CDS encoding carboxypeptidase regulatory-like domain-containing protein encodes MKNVNVISNKVSLSKIFFYLLLALSLAFSANCGKKKKKAMFWMAALTGGGSTTSSTGTPQQADSNGVPLPSSNNSPATATTSTSETNSTGTTASVQEVANHGQATISGTLNATDCKNASNVTIPCSSDAGLDLTQVTIQLIDSQGNVIGTTKPNADGTYSFNIADLTNGDYRVLINSGNGLNYAYQDLNFTFNPVNANANNITGVDLSSTRLYLTSGPATITGTATTPGFKDQSGSVIVAAGPMPVGTTVQLKDANGNVIATTTTNASGVYTFNQANLPNGNYSITVLGSGQSSGGQPFTDTSSAVPIQFSFAGNNPATPTLVTIPGLSSAWNPASSAVANITNWGIANVAISGSDLSGFTVNLKDANGNIVGTTTTDAAGKYSFSQTLSSGVYSVEISKAGFLTSSTSFSFTANPTGSATSVAQSGGFNKVVPRPSNVTGQVTASGVSRIEGASINFRPDGTQPPSNLLYLATGSDDRLRNLTSLWMREACIAIAANACYNACAAGGFQPACVATNQGAGPWTYTTYANKVYEVSGNNVMFTAVAGKWSYFISAPGYIDSAVNVITLNGQDVNAAPVVLTPSTHRAQIAGQTVVADTLVSGTRNSYGAALPGYTQQSGVPGLFAIMLGNSDSSGNSIAHITTTSASGAYAFDGNSKVVSLPSSSTLCNIPSLVGAVVAGQTSLSGQACNDAADSLRVAYAISQYATASALSAAPSTIVSNSVLATTPVCFGSNCPGGYQFRGGSYNVIITDPLKHMVPTSTGALVNAGTVALNGLLTVNSTVAHLPRRQITGTITDAISTGALSGATIELGRDTDSDPNTITWGPVRRDPDTISGSRLGATDIQVPSVSTNASGQYTIDNVDPGTYVIRVTRPGYVTELISVTVPSTGSPTVANVQIVVDGPKGNLSGRIVIAGGAAFTGTYTLEIVNPTAGTRPTSGVAPASLSSGTSAFTNVPNYSVFSINPGQWKVKFASAGYVPVEGIVTIQPSATTNFDIVTMIPGSQAPASISGRLLNALNNQAIATGLTVRIRPGIGVTSGPYALDSSNATIGAVTSAADGSYVIPNVPAGNYTIEISGNGFVTTYETVISAGANSANQNILVSPSLQADEVRIVLSWNATPRDVDSHLEYGDGSTTRKNQVVWNDKCRNPGVSNAVTKSPAQCGSEDLTLDIDVVNGYGPETVSMKGTVWTSPAVTRLGYSLYNWSNEAALSTSGSTVKVYKSTGLVRTYNSGPGQAGRWWQIFCFDKATKNITDVGQAGCSASSFFNAAQN; translated from the coding sequence ATGAAAAACGTAAATGTTATTTCAAACAAAGTAAGCTTAAGTAAAATCTTTTTCTATTTGCTACTTGCACTATCTTTAGCGTTCAGTGCCAATTGCGGAAAAAAGAAAAAGAAAGCAATGTTTTGGATGGCAGCCTTAACTGGCGGTGGCTCAACAACTTCATCCACAGGAACCCCTCAACAAGCAGACTCAAATGGAGTGCCTCTTCCTTCGAGTAATAATTCACCAGCTACTGCAACTACTTCCACTTCTGAAACTAATAGCACAGGAACAACTGCTTCTGTCCAAGAGGTTGCAAACCATGGGCAAGCAACCATTTCTGGAACTTTGAATGCTACAGACTGTAAAAATGCAAGCAATGTAACGATTCCATGTTCTAGTGACGCTGGATTAGACCTTACACAAGTTACAATTCAATTGATCGACAGTCAAGGAAATGTAATTGGAACAACCAAACCAAATGCTGACGGAACCTATAGCTTTAATATCGCCGACTTGACAAACGGAGATTATCGAGTATTGATCAATTCTGGCAATGGATTAAACTACGCCTACCAAGACTTGAACTTTACATTTAATCCAGTCAATGCAAATGCAAACAATATCACTGGTGTTGATTTATCTTCCACTCGACTCTATCTTACTTCCGGTCCAGCAACTATCACAGGAACAGCTACAACTCCTGGCTTCAAAGACCAAAGCGGCTCAGTTATCGTCGCAGCAGGTCCGATGCCAGTTGGAACGACTGTGCAGCTAAAAGATGCAAATGGAAATGTGATTGCGACAACGACCACAAATGCAAGCGGAGTTTATACATTTAACCAAGCAAATCTTCCAAATGGGAATTATAGCATTACTGTTCTAGGCTCAGGACAATCGAGTGGTGGTCAGCCATTTACTGATACAAGTTCTGCTGTGCCGATTCAATTTAGCTTTGCTGGTAACAATCCGGCCACTCCAACTTTAGTTACAATTCCTGGATTAAGTTCCGCATGGAATCCTGCTAGCTCTGCTGTTGCAAATATCACTAACTGGGGCATAGCAAATGTTGCGATTAGTGGCTCTGATTTATCTGGTTTCACAGTAAATTTAAAAGATGCAAATGGAAACATTGTAGGAACTACAACTACGGATGCTGCCGGTAAGTATTCTTTCAGCCAAACTCTATCCTCTGGTGTCTACTCTGTGGAAATTTCCAAAGCAGGATTCTTAACATCCTCAACCTCCTTTTCTTTCACTGCCAATCCAACTGGAAGTGCAACATCCGTTGCTCAATCAGGTGGTTTCAATAAAGTTGTTCCAAGACCTTCGAATGTAACAGGACAAGTTACCGCATCTGGAGTATCTAGAATTGAAGGAGCATCTATCAATTTCCGTCCAGATGGAACACAGCCGCCTTCCAACCTTCTTTATCTTGCGACTGGTTCTGACGACCGTCTTAGAAACTTAACATCCCTTTGGATGAGAGAGGCTTGTATTGCAATCGCGGCAAATGCTTGTTACAATGCTTGTGCTGCCGGTGGCTTTCAGCCAGCTTGCGTAGCAACGAATCAAGGTGCTGGTCCTTGGACTTACACTACTTACGCAAATAAAGTGTATGAGGTAAGTGGCAATAATGTAATGTTTACTGCTGTAGCGGGTAAATGGAGTTACTTCATTTCTGCTCCGGGATACATTGACTCTGCTGTAAATGTAATTACACTCAATGGTCAAGATGTAAATGCAGCGCCTGTTGTTCTAACACCCTCTACACATAGAGCCCAAATCGCTGGTCAAACTGTAGTTGCAGACACTTTGGTGAGTGGCACTCGAAATTCTTATGGTGCTGCACTTCCTGGGTACACACAACAATCCGGTGTTCCTGGATTATTTGCGATTATGTTAGGAAACTCTGACAGTTCAGGTAATTCTATTGCTCATATCACCACTACTTCAGCATCGGGAGCCTATGCTTTTGATGGAAATTCGAAAGTAGTAAGCCTTCCCTCTTCTTCTACCTTGTGTAATATACCTTCTCTTGTAGGAGCGGTAGTAGCTGGTCAAACTTCCCTTTCTGGTCAAGCTTGTAATGATGCAGCAGATAGCTTGCGAGTTGCTTATGCAATTAGTCAATATGCAACTGCTTCCGCTCTCAGTGCAGCCCCATCGACGATAGTATCAAACTCTGTTTTAGCAACAACGCCAGTATGCTTCGGTTCTAATTGTCCGGGCGGCTACCAATTCAGAGGCGGTTCTTACAACGTCATTATTACTGACCCTTTGAAGCATATGGTTCCGACTTCGACAGGAGCTTTAGTAAATGCTGGAACAGTGGCTTTAAACGGTCTCTTAACAGTTAATAGCACCGTAGCACATTTACCACGTCGTCAAATCACTGGAACTATCACAGACGCAATTTCAACCGGTGCATTGAGCGGAGCTACTATAGAACTTGGTCGTGACACTGATTCTGACCCAAATACAATTACATGGGGTCCTGTAAGAAGAGATCCTGATACAATTTCTGGTTCTAGATTGGGAGCGACTGATATACAAGTTCCTTCCGTTTCTACAAACGCAAGTGGTCAATATACAATCGACAACGTGGATCCGGGAACTTATGTTATCAGAGTTACTAGACCTGGTTATGTAACGGAGTTAATTTCAGTTACAGTTCCAAGCACTGGTTCTCCCACTGTGGCAAATGTTCAGATCGTAGTAGACGGACCTAAAGGAAATCTTTCTGGTCGTATAGTGATCGCAGGTGGAGCAGCATTCACTGGCACATATACTCTAGAAATTGTTAATCCAACTGCTGGCACAAGGCCTACTAGTGGAGTTGCTCCAGCTAGTTTAAGCTCTGGAACTTCTGCTTTTACAAATGTTCCGAACTACTCGGTATTCTCGATTAATCCTGGTCAATGGAAAGTTAAGTTTGCTTCTGCTGGATATGTTCCTGTAGAAGGAATTGTAACGATTCAACCAAGTGCAACTACCAACTTTGACATTGTAACTATGATTCCTGGCTCGCAAGCTCCAGCTTCGATTTCGGGAAGATTGCTCAATGCTCTTAACAACCAAGCTATTGCAACTGGCTTAACAGTTCGTATTCGTCCTGGAATCGGTGTTACCAGTGGACCTTACGCATTGGATTCTAGTAATGCAACCATTGGAGCAGTTACATCGGCGGCAGATGGAAGTTATGTAATACCAAACGTCCCTGCTGGTAATTACACGATTGAGATTTCTGGAAATGGTTTCGTAACAACCTACGAGACTGTGATTTCTGCTGGTGCAAATTCTGCCAATCAGAACATCTTAGTTTCACCTAGCTTACAAGCAGATGAAGTAAGAATTGTTCTTTCTTGGAATGCTACACCGCGTGACGTTGACTCGCACTTAGAATATGGTGACGGATCTACAACGCGTAAGAACCAAGTTGTTTGGAATGATAAATGTAGAAACCCTGGGGTATCAAATGCAGTGACCAAGTCTCCAGCACAGTGTGGCTCAGAAGACTTAACACTTGACATTGACGTTGTGAACGGATATGGACCTGAAACAGTTTCGATGAAAGGAACCGTTTGGACTTCTCCTGCTGTTACTCGACTTGGATACAGTCTCTATAACTGGTCCAATGAAGCAGCCCTTTCCACTTCCGGCTCAACTGTAAAAGTTTACAAATCCACTGGTCTTGTTAGAACCTACAACTCTGGTCCTGGGCAAGCTGGTAGATGGTGGCAGATTTTCTGCTTCGATAAAGCAACCAAAAACATTACTGACGTAGGTCAGGCAGGATGTAGTGCAAGCAGCTTCTTCAATGCAGCACAAAATTAA
- a CDS encoding Uma2 family endonuclease, protein MQSTILDFPEVKLTKISVKDYELLCRQNPTQYEKTELFEGVIVEKITKSSAHIFFKHYLVHSLRGILPSGFFIQEEDSVRLGGSELEPDISVIYGSFLDYKNTLPETARLIIEISISSLNYDREKANAYAKGNVEEYWIVDVDNKKVEVFTSPQNGNYLDKKIYTFQEEIPAFEKIVSLKEI, encoded by the coding sequence ATGCAAAGCACGATTTTAGATTTTCCGGAAGTAAAGCTTACAAAGATTTCTGTAAAGGATTATGAGTTGTTATGCAGACAGAATCCAACGCAATATGAAAAAACAGAATTGTTTGAAGGAGTAATAGTAGAGAAAATCACAAAGAGTAGTGCACATATTTTTTTCAAACATTATTTAGTTCACTCGCTGAGAGGAATCCTACCATCGGGTTTTTTCATTCAGGAAGAAGACAGTGTCCGTCTAGGGGGCTCAGAATTAGAGCCAGATATTTCTGTTATCTATGGCAGTTTTTTGGATTATAAAAATACGCTGCCAGAAACAGCAAGACTCATTATTGAAATCTCCATTTCTTCTTTGAATTATGACAGAGAAAAAGCAAATGCCTACGCCAAGGGAAATGTGGAAGAGTATTGGATTGTAGATGTAGACAATAAAAAAGTAGAAGTATTCACTAGTCCCCAAAATGGAAATTATCTAGATAAAAAGATATATACCTTCCAAGAAGAAATTCCCGCATTCGAAAAAATCGTTTCTTTAAAAGAAATATAA